A genomic window from Meleagris gallopavo isolate NT-WF06-2002-E0010 breed Aviagen turkey brand Nicholas breeding stock chromosome 23, Turkey_5.1, whole genome shotgun sequence includes:
- the LOC104914170 gene encoding 1-phosphatidylinositol 4,5-bisphosphate phosphodiesterase eta-2-like has protein sequence MLQLNRAKFSANGNCGYVLKPDCMCQGIFNPNSEDPLPGQLKKQLILRIISGQQLPKPRDSMLGDRGEIIDPFVEVEVIGLPVDCFKEQTRVVDDNGFNPMWEETLVFTLHMPEIALIRFLVWDHDPIGRDFIGQRTIAFSSMMPGYRHVYLEGIEEASIFVHVAINDICGKVSAVSAV, from the exons ATGCTGCAACTGAATCGGGCCAAATTTAGTGCCAATGGGAATTGTGGCTATGTCCTCAAACCAGACTGCATGTGTCAAG GCATCTTTAATCCAAATTCTGAAGATCCACTGCCTGGTCAGTTGAAGAAACAGCTGATTCTAAGAATTATCAGTGGTCAACAGCTCCCAAAACCACGGGATTCCATGCTGGGAGACAGAGGAGAG atCATAGATCCATTTGTTGAAGTAGAAGTTATAGGCCTACCTGTTGATTGCTTCAAAGAACAAACTAGAGTAGTTGATGATAATG GATTTAACCCAATGTGGGAAGAAACACTGGTGTTCACACTGCACATGCCAGAGATCGCATTGATTCGGTTCCTTGTGTGGGACCATGATCCAATTGGGCGGGATTTTATTGGACAAAGAACAATAGCTTTCAGCAGTATGATGCCAG GGTACCGACATGTATACCTAGAAGGTATAGAAGAGGCATCCATCTTTGTTCATGTGGCTATTAATGACATCTGTGGTAAGGTAAGTGCTGTCAGTGCAGTGTAA